GCGCCGAGGGCACAGGCCTCCGGTGGCGGACAAACGAGGGGCATATTGCTCGAGTCGGGCCATGACAAATATCCGCAGTCGATGGGAGCGTTCCCGGTGAATGGATGCAGTGTAGACGCCACTAATCTTGTTGCCGGACCGTCCGGCTGACGAGTTAATCGTTGTTAATTTCGCCAGGTGCGCAGGTGGAAAAGACAGCACAGGCATGCAATGCAAGTCGGGTTTTGCGTGCTTATCTGTGGGCTTGCCAACCGTTTGGATAGCCCCATGAACCGCAACGACCTGCGCCGCGTCGACATGAACCTGCTGGTTATTTTCGAAGCACTGATGTTCGAGAAGAACCTGACCCGTGTCGCCGAAAAACTCTTTATGGGCCAACCGGCAGTGAGTGCGGCATTGGGGCGTCTGCGCGATTTGTTCGACGACCCGTTGCTGTTGCGTAACGGACGGGGCATGGAGCCCACGCCACGCGCCGTGGCGATACTCAAGGAGTTGCAACCGGCCATGGACACCATCTCCGGCGCGGTCAGCCGTGCCAAGGATTTCGACCCGTCCAGCAGTTGTGCAGTGTTTCGCATTGGTCTCTCGGACGATGCTGAGTTTGGCCTGTTTCCGCCTTTGCTCAGTCAACTGCGCGAGGAGGCGCCGGGGATCATCGTGGTGGTGCGCCGGGCCAATTACCTGTTGATGTCGTCGCTGCTGGCCAGTGGTGAGATTTCGGTGGGGGTGAGTTAC
The genomic region above belongs to Pseudomonas azotoformans and contains:
- a CDS encoding LysR family transcriptional regulator encodes the protein MNRNDLRRVDMNLLVIFEALMFEKNLTRVAEKLFMGQPAVSAALGRLRDLFDDPLLLRNGRGMEPTPRAVAILKELQPAMDTISGAVSRAKDFDPSSSCAVFRIGLSDDAEFGLFPPLLSQLREEAPGIIVVVRRANYLLMSSLLASGEISVGVSYTTDLPANAKRKKLRDIPCKVLRGDGGTEPLTLDDYCERPHAMVSFSGDLSGNIDLDLARIGRARRVVLAVPQFSGLRALLAGTQIIATVPDYAACALTEGTSLRAEDPPFAIDAAELSMVWSGVHDNDPAERWLRGRIGEHMARGFD